The Arcobacter arenosus genome has a window encoding:
- a CDS encoding FeoA family protein: MKLSELQKGECGKIISIDTDSVLKSRFSSFGITRNSLIYVIEQTISKNTIEIRINNTKIALRLSEAKTIEVEKAECEI; encoded by the coding sequence ATGAAGTTAAGTGAACTACAAAAAGGTGAATGTGGTAAAATCATTTCAATTGATACAGATTCTGTCCTAAAATCAAGATTCAGTTCTTTTGGAATTACGAGAAACTCACTTATTTATGTAATTGAACAAACTATTTCAAAAAACACTATAGAAATAAGAATAAATAACACAAAGATTGCATTAAGATTAAGTGAAGCAAAAACAATAGAGGTAGAAAAAGCAGAATGCGAGATATAA
- the feoB gene encoding ferrous iron transport protein B has product MRDIKNKKTIKIALVGQPNVGKSMLINSISNSRLKVGNFSGVTVEKTQIEFEYKDYNFEITDLPGSYSLTEYTLEERVTKNYLEEGVYDIILNVLDSTNLERNLYLTNELLALDKKMVLALNMTDEAENEGIIIDEKQLSKIIGKPCVKTSAKNKLGIDELIDTLILKYESPKFQTKLIFSDVIEEEIDNIKSLLFEKRFRSDIHYREIAIKLLKEDKKTFLKFHDEPIWIELQPLLSEAFEHIYLHYGTKNIEDIFEDEKFAFAKGAVTETVKEKNESVEKTLTEKIDSILIHKFFGLPIFIFLMWGLFQLTFEIGSIPMDLIDAFFASLIDSTKEILGDSQLSSIIADGAIAGVGAVILFLPNIVILFLGIALLETTGYMSRVAFLLDGFFHKFGLHGKSFIPLVTGFGCSVPAYMAARTLKNERDRLLTLFIIGFMSCGARLPIYVLFTGAFFAGNNAGNILFLIYIAGAILGLIAAKVLKIVVFKSEDEPFVMEMPKYRMPSFKLIWHTVSNQALMYLKKAGTYILAASILIWFASNYPKYPEYEEQINQKIELATSEEERYELQNTLTQYNLENSYLGKIGKFTEPLFAPLGFDWRMTIALETGLAAKEIVVSTLGILYGLGEELDENSKGLIEKIRNNIPIASALAFIVFVMIYLPCLAASMVFAREAGGWKYLFYLFVFTTTTAWILSFITYRIASFFLA; this is encoded by the coding sequence ATGCGAGATATAAAAAATAAAAAAACTATAAAGATTGCCTTAGTTGGACAACCAAATGTTGGTAAATCAATGCTTATTAACTCAATTTCCAATTCAAGACTAAAAGTTGGGAATTTTTCTGGGGTTACAGTAGAAAAAACTCAAATAGAATTTGAATACAAAGATTACAATTTTGAGATTACAGATTTACCGGGTTCTTATTCTTTAACTGAATATACTCTTGAAGAAAGAGTTACAAAAAACTATTTGGAAGAGGGTGTTTATGACATCATTTTAAATGTACTTGATTCAACAAATTTAGAAAGAAATCTTTATCTAACAAATGAACTATTAGCCTTAGATAAGAAAATGGTACTAGCTTTAAATATGACTGATGAAGCAGAAAATGAGGGAATAATAATAGATGAAAAACAATTAAGTAAGATAATTGGTAAACCTTGCGTTAAAACCTCTGCAAAAAATAAATTAGGAATTGATGAACTAATTGATACTTTAATATTAAAATATGAATCACCAAAATTCCAAACAAAATTGATTTTTTCTGATGTTATTGAGGAAGAGATTGATAATATCAAAAGTTTATTATTTGAAAAAAGATTTAGAAGTGATATTCACTACAGAGAAATTGCAATCAAACTATTAAAAGAGGATAAAAAAACATTTTTAAAGTTTCATGATGAACCTATATGGATTGAATTACAACCACTTTTAAGTGAAGCATTTGAGCATATATATTTACATTATGGAACAAAAAATATTGAAGATATATTTGAAGATGAAAAGTTTGCATTTGCAAAAGGTGCAGTAACAGAAACCGTAAAAGAAAAAAATGAGAGTGTTGAAAAAACACTTACAGAAAAAATTGACTCAATTCTAATCCATAAGTTTTTTGGACTACCTATTTTTATATTCTTAATGTGGGGACTTTTTCAATTAACCTTTGAAATAGGCTCTATTCCTATGGATTTAATTGATGCTTTTTTTGCTAGTTTAATTGATAGTACAAAAGAAATTTTAGGGGATAGTCAATTATCTTCAATTATAGCAGATGGAGCAATTGCAGGGGTTGGTGCTGTTATTTTATTCTTACCTAATATTGTTATTTTATTTTTAGGTATAGCCTTACTTGAAACAACTGGATATATGAGTAGGGTTGCATTTTTACTTGATGGTTTCTTTCATAAATTTGGTCTACATGGTAAATCTTTTATCCCATTAGTTACAGGTTTTGGATGTTCGGTTCCTGCTTATATGGCTGCAAGAACTTTAAAAAATGAAAGGGATAGATTACTTACTCTTTTCATTATAGGATTTATGAGTTGTGGTGCAAGACTTCCAATATATGTTCTATTTACAGGAGCATTTTTTGCTGGAAATAACGCAGGAAATATTTTGTTTCTTATATACATTGCAGGTGCAATTTTAGGTTTAATCGCGGCTAAAGTTCTAAAAATTGTTGTATTTAAAAGTGAAGATGAGCCATTTGTAATGGAGATGCCAAAATATAGAATGCCTTCATTCAAACTAATTTGGCATACTGTTTCAAATCAAGCATTAATGTATTTAAAAAAAGCAGGTACCTATATTCTTGCCGCTTCAATTTTAATCTGGTTTGCTTCAAACTATCCTAAATATCCAGAGTATGAAGAACAAATAAATCAAAAAATAGAATTAGCAACATCAGAAGAGGAAAGATACGAATTACAAAACACTCTAACTCAATATAATCTTGAAAATTCATATTTAGGTAAAATTGGTAAATTTACAGAACCACTTTTTGCACCTCTTGGTTTTGATTGGAGAATGACAATTGCACTTGAAACAGGTCTTGCTGCAAAAGAAATTGTGGTATCAACATTAGGAATTTTATATGGTTTAGGTGAAGAATTAGATGAAAATAGTAAGGGATTAATCGAAAAGATTAGAAATAATATTCCAATAGCTTCAGCCTTGGCATTTATTGTTTTTGTAATGATTTATTTACCTTGTTTGGCTGCATCAATGGTATTTGCTAGAGAAGCTGGAGGGTGGAAGTATCTATTTTATCTTTTTGTATTTACCACAACTACTGCATGGATTCTTTCGTTTATAACTTATAGGATAGCTAGTTTCTTTCTAGCTTAA
- a CDS encoding AI-2E family transporter has translation MKPQYFLVALTIVTLFFMLELFDPFIKPMIVSLLLAVATNSMNIYFKRIIPNNFLSSSLMTIFLTAIFFVPVLYCIFSFATLINKIDQKALFEIFKVTQTWVENLPEDFNFIKEQLNTILEKVDIPQFIQNLFSIGAYLGKNSAKFIIDMIMILIFFFFFTFYSSNLARYFKEALPLKMEDSNALFYESSNVMSVVLYSILATAILEGFLFGFFIGFFDYDGILLGVLYGFASLIPVVGGLVMWLPVAIYEVFAGSTTNALAIVAYSIIVISIIADTFIKPVIIKYINHNIVKTPTKVNELLIFFSIVAGLSTFGFWGMIIGPAMVTFFISLLQLLKKFSDDFYSFEQTLENKG, from the coding sequence TTGAAACCACAATATTTTTTAGTAGCTTTAACTATTGTTACTTTATTTTTTATGCTTGAGCTTTTTGATCCATTCATAAAACCAATGATAGTTTCTTTATTACTAGCAGTTGCTACTAATTCTATGAATATTTATTTTAAAAGAATAATCCCAAACAACTTTTTAAGTTCAAGCTTAATGACAATATTTCTAACTGCGATATTTTTTGTACCTGTTTTATATTGTATTTTTTCATTTGCAACATTAATTAATAAAATTGACCAAAAAGCCCTATTTGAAATTTTTAAAGTTACTCAAACTTGGGTTGAAAACCTACCTGAAGATTTTAACTTCATAAAAGAACAATTAAATACTATTTTAGAAAAAGTTGATATTCCTCAATTTATTCAAAACCTTTTTTCAATAGGTGCATATTTAGGTAAAAACTCTGCAAAATTTATTATTGATATGATTATGATTTTAATATTTTTCTTTTTCTTTACCTTTTATAGTTCAAATTTAGCAAGATATTTTAAAGAGGCTCTTCCACTTAAAATGGAAGATTCAAATGCCCTATTTTATGAGTCATCAAATGTTATGAGTGTTGTATTATACTCAATTTTAGCAACTGCCATTTTAGAGGGTTTCTTATTTGGCTTTTTTATAGGTTTCTTTGATTATGATGGAATTTTATTAGGGGTTTTATACGGATTTGCTTCTTTAATTCCTGTAGTTGGAGGTCTTGTCATGTGGCTTCCAGTAGCTATTTATGAGGTTTTTGCAGGTAGTACAACAAATGCCTTAGCTATTGTTGCCTATTCTATTATTGTAATCTCAATTATAGCAGATACATTTATAAAACCAGTTATTATAAAATATATAAATCACAACATTGTAAAAACTCCAACAAAAGTAAATGAATTATTGATATTTTTCTCAATTGTTGCAGGTCTTTCAACATTTGGTTTTTGGGGGATGATTATAGGTCCAGCAATGGTAACTTTTTTTATCTCATTATTACAATTACTAAAAAAGTTCAGTGATGATTTTTATAGTTTTGAACAAACCCTTGAAAATAAAGGTTAG
- a CDS encoding cytochrome-c peroxidase codes for MHRLFLIFIFNIIIFKNLLAVNILPIPQSIDFDRKKALLGKELFFDVKLSIDETISCATCHNLKEGGDDGLQFSVGVKGAVGELNAPTVLNSVFNFRQFWDGRAKNLKEQALGPIENPIEMAHNINDLVYKLKNSDYYSKFFSVYKDGITKDNIADALAEFEKTLITPNSRFDKYLLGDENSITEYEKEGFELFKNKGCITCHHGINIGGNHYNIFGAIVDVKSINFGRYNITKNENDKFYFKVPTLRNIELTSPYFHDGREYSLKDAVKTMALVQLGRPMQEEEIDKITAFLKTLTGKLKIIE; via the coding sequence ATGCATAGACTTTTTTTAATTTTTATATTTAATATTATTATTTTTAAAAATCTACTTGCAGTAAATATTTTACCTATACCTCAAAGTATTGATTTTGATAGAAAAAAAGCACTTTTAGGAAAAGAACTTTTTTTTGATGTGAAACTTTCAATTGATGAAACAATATCTTGTGCTACTTGTCATAACTTAAAAGAGGGTGGTGATGATGGACTTCAATTTTCTGTTGGTGTTAAAGGGGCAGTTGGTGAATTAAATGCTCCTACAGTTTTAAACTCAGTATTTAATTTTAGACAATTTTGGGATGGTAGGGCAAAAAATTTGAAAGAACAAGCCTTAGGTCCAATAGAAAACCCCATTGAAATGGCACACAATATTAATGATTTGGTATATAAACTAAAAAATTCAGATTATTATAGTAAATTTTTTAGTGTATATAAAGATGGCATAACAAAAGATAATATTGCAGATGCATTAGCAGAGTTTGAGAAAACACTAATAACTCCAAATTCAAGATTTGATAAATATTTACTTGGAGATGAAAACTCTATAACAGAATATGAAAAAGAAGGATTTGAACTGTTTAAAAATAAAGGTTGCATAACTTGTCACCATGGAATCAATATTGGGGGAAATCACTATAATATATTTGGCGCTATTGTAGATGTGAAAAGTATAAATTTTGGAAGATATAATATTACAAAAAATGAGAATGATAAATTTTATTTTAAAGTTCCTACACTAAGAAATATAGAACTAACATCTCCATATTTTCATGATGGAAGAGAATATAGTTTAAAAGATGCTGTAAAAACTATGGCATTAGTTCAACTTGGTAGACCAATGCAAGAAGAAGAGATTGATAAAATCACTGCTTTTTTGAAAACCTTAACAGGTAAATTAAAGATTATTGAGTAG
- the ruvB gene encoding Holliday junction branch migration DNA helicase RuvB, whose product MERIVEVEQISFEEDNAEINLRPSSWDDYIGQEKIKKNLKVFIQASKKRNEALDHILFYGPPGLGKTTLSYLISSEMNSNIKVTAGPMIEKSGDLAAILTNLEEGDILFIDEIHRLSPAVEEILYPAMEDYRLDIIIGSGPAAQTVKIDLPRFTLIGATTRAGMLSNPLRERFGMHFRMQFYSHEELAKIIQKAAIKLGKFCEDDAALEISKRSRGTPRVALRLLRRVRDFSEVENEDSIHIKRCKYALDELGVNDSGFDEMDLNLLELLVSNRGKPMGLSTIAAALSEDEGTIEDAIEPYLLANGFIERTARGRVASVKTYELFRLSYPGSEKLDTYEKQGQLF is encoded by the coding sequence ATGGAAAGAATTGTTGAAGTAGAACAAATATCTTTTGAAGAGGATAATGCTGAAATAAATCTACGTCCATCATCATGGGATGATTATATTGGACAAGAGAAAATAAAAAAGAATTTAAAAGTATTTATTCAAGCAAGTAAAAAAAGAAATGAAGCTTTAGACCATATTTTATTTTATGGACCTCCGGGTCTTGGTAAAACTACCCTTTCATATTTAATTTCAAGTGAAATGAATTCAAATATAAAAGTAACTGCTGGGCCAATGATTGAAAAAAGTGGAGATTTAGCTGCTATTTTAACAAACCTTGAAGAGGGAGATATTCTATTTATTGATGAGATACATAGATTAAGTCCAGCCGTTGAAGAGATTTTATATCCAGCGATGGAAGATTATAGACTTGATATTATAATTGGAAGTGGACCAGCAGCCCAAACTGTTAAAATAGATCTTCCAAGATTTACTTTAATTGGAGCAACTACAAGAGCTGGTATGTTAAGTAATCCTCTAAGGGAAAGATTTGGTATGCATTTTAGGATGCAGTTTTACAGCCATGAAGAGTTAGCAAAAATTATCCAAAAAGCGGCAATAAAACTTGGGAAATTTTGTGAAGATGATGCCGCATTAGAGATTTCAAAAAGATCTAGAGGAACACCTAGGGTAGCATTAAGACTTTTAAGAAGAGTAAGAGATTTTTCTGAAGTTGAAAATGAAGATAGTATCCATATAAAAAGATGTAAATATGCACTTGATGAATTAGGTGTAAATGATAGTGGATTTGATGAAATGGATTTAAATCTTCTAGAGTTGCTTGTTTCAAATAGAGGAAAACCTATGGGACTTTCAACTATTGCAGCAGCACTTAGTGAAGATGAGGGGACAATTGAAGATGCAATTGAGCCATATCTTTTAGCAAATGGTTTTATAGAAAGAACTGCAAGAGGAAGAGTTGCTTCAGTTAAAACCTATGAACTTTTTAGACTTTCATACCCAGGAAGTGAAAAACTAGATACATATGAAAAGCAAGGTCAACTATTTTGA
- a CDS encoding ferredoxin-thioredoxin reductase catalytic domain-containing protein, whose protein sequence is MIKKIDVESEEFQVQLELTKQFTDKVCEEHGFVYNPEMDVNESIQMGLTRNKLIYNKRYCPCFMVVGETAEQREKEDNRLCPCTPALTKEIPSQGHCHCAIFCTPEYAKSLEDKSDLKEEVIHSKGVSKEECEALLTKSQVNASEVEALLEARELGFVDFLLVDTREWMEWVGARIKGTDFLVPTTSFYQSLDQIEDKKDLPIILYCHSGSRSAYCQRIMLSNGYKTVLNYDYGIMTYQGELESGEE, encoded by the coding sequence ATGATAAAAAAGATTGATGTTGAGAGTGAAGAGTTTCAAGTTCAACTTGAATTAACAAAACAATTTACTGATAAAGTTTGTGAAGAACATGGTTTTGTTTATAATCCTGAAATGGATGTAAATGAATCTATTCAAATGGGATTAACACGTAATAAACTTATATATAATAAAAGATATTGCCCATGTTTTATGGTTGTTGGTGAAACTGCTGAACAAAGAGAAAAAGAAGATAATAGACTTTGTCCCTGTACCCCTGCATTAACTAAAGAGATTCCTTCTCAAGGACATTGTCACTGTGCAATTTTTTGTACTCCAGAATATGCTAAATCATTAGAAGACAAGAGTGATTTAAAAGAAGAAGTTATTCATTCAAAAGGTGTTTCAAAAGAAGAGTGTGAGGCTTTATTAACAAAATCTCAAGTTAACGCTTCTGAAGTTGAAGCTTTATTAGAAGCTAGAGAATTAGGTTTTGTTGACTTTTTACTTGTTGATACAAGGGAATGGATGGAATGGGTAGGTGCAAGAATTAAAGGGACTGATTTCTTAGTTCCTACAACATCTTTCTATCAATCATTAGACCAAATAGAAGATAAAAAAGATTTACCAATTATTTTATACTGTCATAGTGGAAGTAGAAGTGCATACTGTCAAAGAATTATGTTAAGTAATGGATATAAGACTGTATTAAATTATGACTATGGAATTATGACTTATCAAGGTGAACTTGAGTCAGGTGAAGAATAG
- the panB gene encoding 3-methyl-2-oxobutanoate hydroxymethyltransferase, with the protein MSIIKNDFEKMNINKIKNAKNNKNLTMITAYDALFARLFEEIADMILVGDSLNMSFAGEEDTLSATLEQMIYHTNAVCKGAPKAFVILDMPFGTYINKDEALRNSIRVYQETRAAAIKIEGGEDRADIIKHLTSNSIAVMGHIGLMPQYVRSEGGYKVRGKSKEDEEQLIRDAIAVEKAGAFAIVIEGVKSEVAKKITQAVSIPTIGIGAGNVTDGQVLVWSDMLGFFESFKPKFVRHYLDGANLVKEAVNQYRNDVQNSSFPSKEEEY; encoded by the coding sequence ATGAGCATTATAAAAAATGATTTTGAAAAAATGAATATTAATAAAATTAAAAATGCTAAAAACAATAAAAATTTAACGATGATTACGGCATATGATGCACTTTTTGCAAGACTTTTTGAAGAGATTGCGGATATGATTTTAGTGGGTGATAGTTTGAATATGAGTTTTGCAGGGGAAGAGGATACTCTTTCAGCAACACTTGAACAAATGATTTATCATACTAATGCTGTATGTAAAGGTGCACCAAAAGCTTTTGTTATTTTAGATATGCCCTTTGGGACATATATCAATAAAGATGAAGCTCTTAGAAATTCAATTAGAGTATACCAAGAAACACGTGCTGCAGCAATTAAAATAGAAGGTGGAGAAGATAGAGCTGATATAATCAAACATCTTACTTCAAATTCAATTGCAGTAATGGGACATATAGGTTTAATGCCTCAATATGTGAGAAGTGAAGGTGGCTATAAAGTAAGAGGAAAATCAAAAGAGGATGAAGAACAACTTATACGTGATGCCATTGCTGTAGAAAAAGCGGGTGCCTTTGCCATTGTGATTGAAGGGGTAAAAAGTGAAGTGGCTAAAAAAATCACTCAAGCAGTTTCTATCCCAACAATTGGAATTGGTGCAGGAAATGTAACTGATGGTCAAGTTTTAGTTTGGTCTGATATGTTAGGTTTCTTTGAAAGTTTTAAACCAAAATTTGTAAGACACTATTTAGATGGGGCAAATTTAGTAAAAGAAGCTGTAAATCAATATAGAAATGATGTTCAAAATAGCTCTTTTCCATCAAAAGAAGAAGAGTACTAA
- a CDS encoding BLUF domain-containing protein: MYRILYTSSATKNLDDKELEEILEKSRINNQKKDVTGLLIVKGRTFLQCLEGEKDDVLSIYEKISNDERHTNIIDLFEEDIDERLFPQWSMGYKNIKHLSDIKSEKLKSFNTTEEFEESKDDILDIFKEFIEAN; this comes from the coding sequence ATGTATAGAATCTTGTATACTAGCTCTGCAACGAAAAATCTTGATGATAAAGAATTAGAAGAGATACTAGAAAAATCTAGAATTAATAATCAAAAAAAAGATGTTACTGGTCTATTAATTGTTAAGGGTAGAACTTTTTTACAATGTTTAGAAGGTGAAAAAGATGATGTATTAAGTATCTATGAAAAAATCTCTAATGATGAAAGACATACTAATATAATTGATTTATTTGAAGAAGATATTGATGAAAGACTTTTCCCTCAATGGTCAATGGGATATAAAAATATAAAACATCTAAGTGATATCAAAAGTGAAAAGTTAAAAAGTTTTAATACTACAGAAGAGTTTGAAGAATCAAAAGATGATATCTTAGATATATTCAAAGAATTTATAGAAGCAAATTAA
- the trpA gene encoding tryptophan synthase subunit alpha → MKKLVGYITSSIPDNNFTVDLALSMKDAGVDTLELGVPFSDPVADGPVIEKANHIALESGFSLKDLFEVSSKIAPNMDMLWMGYMNPFFHYGMENFLKKAKEYGVNGMIIPDVPYEESLLLSPLFKKYEKANITFVAPTHSENRIKKVVEHAQKFIYMVAYAGITGSGQKEDLTTIIETVKKYSDTPLYIGFGVDEKTCKEKSKGVDGVIVGSSFVKHLIDESLSNNEKINKICETAKIIKEKINE, encoded by the coding sequence TTGAAAAAATTAGTAGGATATATTACTTCTTCAATTCCTGACAACAATTTTACAGTTGATTTAGCACTTAGTATGAAAGATGCAGGAGTTGATACTTTAGAACTTGGAGTCCCATTTTCAGACCCAGTTGCCGATGGTCCAGTTATTGAAAAAGCAAATCATATTGCTTTAGAATCAGGGTTTTCTTTAAAAGATTTATTTGAAGTTAGTTCAAAAATTGCACCAAATATGGATATGTTATGGATGGGTTATATGAATCCATTTTTCCATTATGGTATGGAAAACTTTTTAAAAAAAGCAAAAGAATATGGGGTTAATGGAATGATTATTCCAGATGTTCCTTATGAAGAATCATTACTTTTAAGTCCATTATTTAAAAAGTATGAAAAAGCAAATATTACATTTGTAGCTCCAACTCATAGTGAAAATAGAATTAAAAAAGTTGTAGAACATGCCCAAAAGTTCATTTATATGGTTGCTTATGCAGGGATTACAGGAAGTGGTCAAAAAGAGGATTTAACAACTATTATAGAAACAGTAAAAAAATACTCAGATACACCACTTTATATTGGTTTTGGAGTGGATGAAAAAACTTGTAAAGAGAAGTCAAAGGGTGTTGATGGTGTGATTGTTGGAAGTAGTTTTGTTAAACATTTAATTGATGAAAGTTTATCAAATAATGAAAAAATTAACAAAATATGTGAAACAGCAAAAATTATAAAAGAAAAAATAAACGAATAA
- a CDS encoding arginyltransferase gives MHILERDVEFVEENRDCSYFDNEISDIRYRYIHKCQQEDYQNMLEHGWRRFGKMHFVPECKNCTKCISMRIDVENYKFSRSEKRVFKKNLDTKVYIQPPSLTLDHLKLYDKYHNEMNKKKNWTYTPIEPSEYDRSYVQGKDEFTKEFLYVRDKKLIGVALVDILPKSISSIYCFYDHDYQDLSIGKFSILAQIKIAKELKIPYIYLGYWIKDHFSMGYKEHYKPFEVLTNRVSLQEETIWKKYEP, from the coding sequence ATGCATATTTTAGAACGAGATGTAGAGTTTGTAGAAGAGAATAGAGATTGTTCTTATTTTGATAATGAAATTTCAGATATAAGATATAGATATATTCATAAATGCCAACAAGAAGATTACCAAAATATGCTTGAACATGGATGGCGTAGGTTTGGAAAAATGCATTTTGTTCCAGAATGTAAAAATTGTACAAAATGTATATCTATGAGAATAGATGTAGAAAATTACAAGTTTTCTCGTTCTGAAAAAAGAGTATTTAAAAAGAATTTAGATACTAAAGTTTATATTCAACCACCATCTTTAACTTTAGATCATCTAAAGTTATATGATAAATATCATAATGAGATGAATAAAAAGAAAAATTGGACATATACTCCAATTGAACCATCTGAATATGATAGATCGTATGTCCAAGGAAAAGATGAGTTTACAAAAGAGTTTTTGTATGTTCGAGATAAAAAATTGATTGGAGTTGCATTAGTTGATATTTTACCAAAATCTATCTCTTCAATATATTGTTTTTATGACCATGATTACCAAGATTTATCTATTGGGAAGTTTTCTATTTTAGCACAAATAAAAATTGCTAAAGAGTTAAAGATTCCATACATTTATTTAGGTTATTGGATAAAAGATCATTTTTCTATGGGATATAAAGAACACTATAAGCCCTTTGAAGTTTTAACAAATAGAGTCTCTTTACAAGAAGAAACTATTTGGAAAAAATATGAACCTTGA
- a CDS encoding Fur family transcriptional regulator: protein MVKSEEVIEELKKIVKQKGLKYTEQREIVLNVLLHADDHLTAEEIYNLIKTKRPDSNIGIATVYRALGFLEEVNLITSIAFGADGKKYESNTKDHHDHLICTNCGKIVEFMDDEIEKRQDRIAKKNKFRITSHSMQIYGICASCQ, encoded by the coding sequence ATGGTTAAAAGTGAAGAAGTAATTGAAGAACTAAAAAAAATAGTTAAGCAAAAAGGTTTAAAATATACAGAACAAAGAGAGATAGTTTTAAATGTTTTACTTCACGCTGATGATCACTTAACTGCAGAAGAAATCTATAATCTTATTAAAACAAAAAGACCAGACTCAAATATTGGAATAGCAACAGTATATAGAGCGTTAGGTTTTTTAGAAGAAGTAAACTTAATCACTTCAATAGCTTTTGGCGCAGATGGAAAAAAATATGAAAGTAATACAAAAGACCATCATGATCATTTAATTTGTACAAATTGTGGTAAAATTGTTGAGTTTATGGATGATGAAATAGAAAAAAGACAAGATAGAATAGCTAAAAAAAATAAATTTAGAATCACAAGTCACTCAATGCAAATTTATGGGATTTGTGCATCTTGCCAATAA
- a CDS encoding c-type cytochrome, with the protein MKKILLSSIVAIALLTGCGEDKKAESKVVAEVKQEVVKQEPKVEEKTAESNLVDQVKESTSNVASKIAEESKKIADAATPVVKNVSEKVSTTTQELTKEVQEAATSTKEKVTQTVNNVVAKVEEATVSEDDLVAKGQGLFMKCAACHGANGQNPALGKSQVIKGWEVSKTTDALNGYKNDTYGGAMKGVMKSQVASLSDDDIKALATFISTL; encoded by the coding sequence ATGAAAAAAATTTTATTAAGTTCAATTGTTGCAATTGCATTATTAACTGGATGTGGTGAAGATAAAAAAGCTGAATCTAAGGTTGTTGCAGAGGTTAAACAAGAGGTTGTAAAACAAGAACCTAAAGTTGAAGAAAAAACTGCTGAATCAAACTTAGTTGATCAAGTTAAAGAATCTACATCAAATGTTGCTTCAAAAATTGCAGAAGAGTCAAAAAAGATTGCTGATGCTGCAACTCCTGTGGTTAAAAATGTAAGTGAAAAAGTTTCTACAACTACACAAGAGCTTACTAAAGAGGTTCAAGAAGCTGCTACTTCAACTAAAGAAAAAGTTACCCAAACTGTAAATAATGTTGTAGCAAAAGTAGAAGAGGCAACTGTAAGTGAAGATGATTTAGTTGCAAAGGGACAAGGTTTATTTATGAAATGTGCTGCATGTCATGGAGCAAATGGACAAAATCCTGCCTTAGGAAAATCTCAAGTAATAAAAGGTTGGGAAGTTTCTAAAACAACTGATGCTTTAAATGGATATAAAAATGATACTTATGGTGGAGCTATGAAAGGTGTAATGAAAAGCCAAGTTGCATCTTTATCTGATGATGATATAAAAGCTTTAGCTACATTTATTTCTACTTTATAA